In Leptodactylus fuscus isolate aLepFus1 chromosome 2, aLepFus1.hap2, whole genome shotgun sequence, one genomic interval encodes:
- the GPR12 gene encoding G-protein coupled receptor 12, translating to MNEDTKVNISWLPQDPIDASSPENISATDSSQIPVLQPELIVNPWDIVLCTSGTLISCENAIVVLIIFHNPSLRAPMFLLIGSLALADLLAGVGLIVNFIFAYLLQSEAAKLVTVGLIAASFCASVCSLLAITVDRYLSLYYALTYNSERTVTFTYVMLIFLWGASTCVGLLPIMGWNCLKDESTCSVIRPLTKNNAAALSVSFLLMFALMLQLYIQICKIVMRHAHQIALQHHFLATSHYVTTRKGVSTLAIILGTFAACWMPFTLYSLIADYTYPSIYTYATLLPATYNSVINPVIYAFRNQEIQKALWLICCGCIPPSVSQRARSPSDV from the coding sequence ATGAATGAAGATACGAAGGTTAATATAAGCTGGCTGCCTCAGGATCCTATAGATGCCAGTTCTCCAGAGAATATCTCAGCTACAGACTCCTCCCAGATTCCTGTGCTACAGCCAGAGCTCATAGTAAACCCTTGGGATATTGTTCTGTGCACATCAGGAACCCTAATCTCCTGTGAAAATGCGATTGTGGTCCTTATCATCTTCCATAATCCAAGCCTCCGAGCCCCAATGTTCCTTCTTATTGGGAGTTTGGCCCTTGCGGACCTCTTAGCAGGCGTGGGACTCATAGTCAATTTTATCTTTGCCTATCTTCTTCAATCAGAAGCAGCCAAGCTTGTCACGGTGGGACTGATAGCCGCATCTTTTTGTGCCTCGGTGTGCAGCTTGCTGGCCATCACGGTTGACCGTTACCTTTCACTCTATTATGCTTTGACCTATAATTCGGAAAGGACAGTCACTTTCACCTACGTCATGCTTATTTTCCTATGGGGAGCCTCTACGTGTGTTGGCTTGCTGCCTATAATGGGTTGGAATTGCCTTAAGGATGAATCGACATGTAGCGTCATCAGGCCGCTCACTAAAAATAACGCTGCCGCCCTTTCGGTTTCCTTTTTGCTTATGTTTGCACTTATGCTCCAGTTGTACATCCAGATCTGCAAAATAGTCATGAGGCACGCTCATCAGATTGCCTTACAGCACCATTTCTTGGCTACTTCTCACTACGTCACCACCCGAAAAGGAGTATCGACCTTGGCCATTATACTGGGGACATTTGCCGCCTGCTGGATGCCTTTCACCCTGTACTCACTGATAGCAGATTACACCTATCCTTCCATCTATACCTATGCCACACTATTGCCAGCCACATACAACTCTGTCATCAACCCCGTCATCTACGCGTTCCGGAACCAAGAAATCCAGAAAGCCTTGTGGTTGATCTGCTGTGGCTGTATCCCACCTAGTGTGTCTCAAAGAGCCAGGTCACCCAGTGACGTATGA